The proteins below come from a single Sorghum bicolor cultivar BTx623 chromosome 4, Sorghum_bicolor_NCBIv3, whole genome shotgun sequence genomic window:
- the LOC8073165 gene encoding vicilin-like seed storage protein At2g18540: MQNLTARGEPGAEGEAERVLLLLPQGHSGARRPQGRGLIAARRHAQLDQQRCVPEILKSASEEEPHRTLQLQQGKGRRNIWTRREDGSRFPSLARQRSRSGNMQRQQLHGSEPVGAPGRKKQKRSADPSGREEPDDGGGDDEPPRRSRNTKAAQTSTTSAAIRGLLRDFFEQQLRLDVQRQEMMARRAQERLFFEEQWRESMRRIEQERLMLEQAWAEREEQRRMREEDRAERRDALLTSLLTRLLQGDL; encoded by the exons ATGCAAAATCTGACGGCGCGCGGGGAGCCAGGAGCGGAAGGGGAGGCCGAgagggtgctgctgctgctgccacagGGCCACAGCGGGGCGCGCAGGCCGCAGGGACGAGGGCTCATCGCAGCTCGGCGGCACGCGCAGCTAGATCAGCAGCGCTGCGTCCCTGAAATACTGAAGAGTGCTAGCGAGGAAGAGCCTCATCGAACGCTACAACTACAACAAG GGAAGGGAAGACGAAACATCTGGACCAGAAGAGAAGACGGCAGCCGTTTCCCTTCCCTTGCTCGTCAGAGGAGTCGCAGCGGAAACATGCAGAGACAGCAGCTCCATGGGTCTGAACCGGTCGGAGCTCCCGGTAGAAAGAAGCAGAAAAGATCGGCCGATCCGTCGGGACGCGAGGAGcctgacgacggcggcggcgacgacgagccGCCCCGACGAAGCAGGAACACGAAGGCCGCGCAGACGTCGACGACGAGCGCCGCCATTCGTGGCCTGCTGCGCGATTTCTTCGAGcagcagctccgcctggacgTGCAGCGCCAGGAGATGATGGCGAGGCGGGCGCAGGAGCGGCTGTTCTTCGAAGAGCAATGGCGGGAATCGATGCGGAGGATAGAGCAGGAGAGGCTGATGCTGGAGCAGGCATGGGCGGAGCGCGAGGAGCAGAGGAGGATGAGGGAGGAGGACAGGGCTGAGAGAAGGGATGCGCTTCTGACTAGCTTGCTGACCAGGCTCTTGCAAGGAGATCTCTAG